A single Chiloscyllium plagiosum isolate BGI_BamShark_2017 unplaced genomic scaffold, ASM401019v2 scaf_5107, whole genome shotgun sequence DNA region contains:
- the rpl27 gene encoding 60S ribosomal protein L27 has protein sequence MGKFMKPGKVVLVLGGRYAGRKGVIVKNIDDGTSDRPYSHALVAGIDRYPRKVTAKMGKKKVAKRSKIKSFVKVYNYNHLMPTRYSVDIPLDKTIVNKDVFRDPALKRKARREAKVKFEERYKTGKNKWFFQKLRF, from the exons ATGGGGAAGTTTATGAAACCTGGGAAGGTGGTTCTTGTGCTGGGCGGACGCTACGCAGGACGCAAAGGTGTCATTGTAAAG AACATCGATGATGGGACCTCTGACAGACCTTACAGTCATGCTCTTGTTGCTGGTATAGATCGTTACCCGCGTAAGGTCACTGCCAAAATGGGCAAGAAAAAGGTGGCCAAGAGATCCAAGATCAAATCCTTTGTGAAAGTATACaactacaaccacctgatgccaACCAG ataTTCTGTTGACATTCCCCTGGATAAGACCATTGTGAATAAGGACGTTTTCAGGGACCCAGCTTTGAAGCGCAAAGCCAGACGGGAAGCCAAAGTAAAGTTTGAAGAGAG GTACAAGACCGGAAAGAATAAATGGTTCTTCCAGAAGCTTCGATTCTAA